From the genome of Longimicrobiales bacterium:
CGGCAGCGGCATCCGGTTCCGGCGCAGCGACCTGGAGGACGCACCGGAGATTCCGGCCACACTCGAGAACGTCGCGGCGACGGATCGCAATACGACGCTGGCCGCCGGTGACGCGCGCGTGGCCACGGTGGAGCATCTGCTCGCGGCTGTGACGGCGTGCGAGATCGACAATCTGATCATCGACATCGACGCGGGCGAGGTACCGATCGGCGATGGCAGCTTCGCGCCGTTCTTCGATGTGCTGCGCGAGGCAGGCCTGGCGAAGCAGGGTGTGCCCGCGCGGGTGCTCGAGCTGCAGGAAGCCGTGCGCGCGGCAGGTCCGGCCGGCGCGACGTATGTGGCCGTTCCGGATGACGCATACCGCATCGCGACGACCATCGAGTTCGCCCACCCGCTGATCCGCCGGCAGTTCGGCGCGTACACGGTGACGGCGGACGAGTTTGCAGCGGAGCTGTCGGGCGCACGCACGTTCGGATTCATGAAGGACGCCGAGGCGCTGCGCGAACGCGGTCTGGTGAAGGGCGTGTCGCTGGAGAACGCGGTCATCCTGGACGATGACGGCGTGGCATCCGGTGATCTGCGCTGGCGCGATGAGTTCGTGCGTCACAAGGCGGGCGATGTGATCGGCGACCTGGCGCTCATCGGCCGACGGCTGCGCGCGCAGGTGATCGCCAACCGGCCGAGTCATGCGGGCAACATTGCGCTCGCGCAGGCAATGGTTCACTCTGCGACGAAGAGC
Proteins encoded in this window:
- a CDS encoding bifunctional UDP-3-O-[3-hydroxymyristoyl] N-acetylglucosamine deacetylase/3-hydroxyacyl-ACP dehydratase, whose product is MSIEQQTIANETSFEGVGLHTGDPVRLRFLPAPAGSGIRFRRSDLEDAPEIPATLENVAATDRNTTLAAGDARVATVEHLLAAVTACEIDNLIIDIDAGEVPIGDGSFAPFFDVLREAGLAKQGVPARVLELQEAVRAAGPAGATYVAVPDDAYRIATTIEFAHPLIRRQFGAYTVTADEFAAELSGARTFGFMKDAEALRERGLVKGVSLENAVILDDDGVASGDLRWRDEFVRHKAGDVIGDLALIGRRLRAQVIANRPSHAGNIALAQAMVHSATKSTNGAPIVDINKIMQHLPHRYPMLLVDRIIDFEAGKRIVGIKNVTINEPFFQGHYPGHPIMPGVLIIEAMAQVGGLLIMDTIENIEEKVVYFMSMDGVKWRRPVTPGDQIRFEVEMLQVRRQVCRMRGVGYVDGQIASEAEFTAAIMDR